TATCTAAAAGCAGTGCATAAATTATATTAATGAATAAAAATAATATAATAATGTATGAAGCACATAGATGAAGAACTTTTTAAAAACTCATTTTATTTCTTGTTAGAAAGTGAAGAACTACCAAGAGACACGTTAATAGAACGTATCAAAGAATTACCCCGAGATGAGCTGGAAGATATGGCCCATAGAGCCATAAGTTTGGCATTGCGTGAACGAGAAGCACGTCATGCTCTGCAGTGCAAAATTAATCAGCGATTTCATGACACGTTAGAAATGACTTTTTACTAAGTCTTCTTTTATTCCTTTTTTGTGCTTAAACTAAAATAAATGTAAACAAGCCAGATCCGCTCCAGCTGTTCACCTATTTAAAAAATATTTATTTTTAGTAGTTAAGAAACTTCGCCAGTTACAGTACTTACACTTTTTTGAGTTTTCTGTAATTGAGCAATTGCTGCATTAAGTCTAGTGTTAACTACATCCTGAGGCTGATTTGTAGATAATGCACTTTCCACATCTGTTATTGCAGTCTGTGCTTTTACAAGCTGAAGTTCAGCATCAATGGTATCATTTCTAATTTTACTATTTGAAGATTTACCCGCTTGAGACTTAACTGTATTAAATGAATTGTTCAACGTAGAATACTCCGATTTTAACGACGCCAAAGTATCATAAGCAGAACCACTACCTACATTAGAGGAAACTTTAGATGATACATCAGCAACGACTATATACGCAACAACACCTATGAAAAGGACTAACAATATTATTCCTAGAACTGATATTGTCATTGATGTAAATTTGAATAAGTTTAACCTTGATCTTTTCATTATATCACCAGATTAACCGTTTTAGGTTTTATAAATTGATTGAAAATAAACTTCATTAATTAATTAATTTTTATCATTTGTATAGTAAAGGATATTATATTATACATAGATATACTTTAACAATGGACACCATAACCGAAAAATCAAAAACATCAGTAGCAAAATTTGAAGAGTTTTTCAGCACACCTGAATGCAAAGAGATTGTTTCTGAAGCGCTCGCCAAGTATCCTGACGAAAGATCTGTAGTAGTGAACTATCTACAGCTCGAGATGTTTGACCCGGACTTGGCGGATTTGCTGATCGAAAAACCAGAAGAGGTTATACAGGCAGCACAAAAGGCAATAAAAAACATAGATACAGCCAGAAAAAATGCGGATTTACAGGTGAGGTTTGAAAATTTAAGTAATGTAATTCCTTTAAGGGACCTAAAAAGTAAATATATCGGTAAATTCGTTGCAGTTGACGGAATTATTAGGAAAGCCAATGAAATCCGTCCGCGAATTGTAAATGCAATGTTTGAATGTCGAAGCTGCATGAGGCTTCATGAAGTTCCTCAAAAAAGCAACATGATAAGCGAACCTGCACTATGTCAAGAGTGTGGTGGCAGATCATTTAGATTAATGCAAGATGAATCTGAATTTATTGATACACAAACAACAAAGCTTCAAGAACCTCTTGAAAACTTATCTGGGGGAGAACAGCCCAGACAGATTAATGTAGTTCTGGAAGATGATCTTGTAGACACCATCACTCCGGGAGACATTATAAGAATTACTGGAACCCTGAAAACTGTTCGAGACGAACAGACAAAACTTTTTAAAAATTATATTTACTGTAACTACATTGATGCACTTGAACAGGAATTTGAAGAACTTAAAATAAGTGAAGAAGACGAAGAGAAAATAAAAGAACTTGCAGCCAATCCTGACGTTTACAATAAGATTATCAATTCAACAGCACCTTCTATACAGGGTTATAGAGAAGTAAAAGAAGCTATAGCTCTCCAATTATTTGGAGGATGTGTAAAAGAGCTTGAAGATAAAACCAGGATCAGGGGAGATATTCACATACTTATTGTTGGTGATCCCGGTATTGGTAAATCTCAAATACTTAAATATGTATCAAAACTGGCACCAAGGGGAATATATACAAGTGGTAAAGGTACAAGTGGTGTAGGACTTACTGCAGCTGCTGTTAAGGACGATCTCGGAGGATGGTCACTTGAAGCAGGTGCATTAGTCTTAGCAGATAGGGGTAATGCTTGCGTAGACGAACTGGATAAAATGAGGTCTGAAGACAGGTCTGCTATACACGAAGCATTAGAACAGCAGACAATAAGTATTGCAAAAGCAGGTATAATGGCAACTTTAAACTCCAGATGTGCAATGCTCGCAGCAGCGAACCCAAAATTTGGAAGATTTGACCGTTATAAATCTGTTGCAGAACAGATAAACCTTCCAGCCCCAATACTTTCAAGGTTCGACCTCATATTTGTTGTGGAAGATAAACCTGATGCTGACAGAGACCGGAAACTGGCAAGCCACATTTTGAACATACATCAAACCGCAGAAATTCCTTTTGAGATTGATCCCGAACTCTTAAGGAAATATATTGCATATGCAAGAAAGCAAAGCAGCCCAGAACTTACTGATGGGGCTATTGAAGTACTTAAAGAGTTTTATGTTGGAATGAGAGGTAGTGCAGAAGATGAGGATTCTCCAGTTCCAATTACAGCTCGTCAGCTGGAAGCATTAGTCCGATTATCAGAGGCAAATTGTAAAATACGCTTAGGAAAAGAAGTTACCTCTGACGACGCAAAAAGGGCCATTAAACTGCAACAAGACTGTATGAGACAAGTTGGTCTTGATCCAGATACTGGTAAAGTTGATATCGACAAAGTAGAAGGACGTACACCTAAATCCGAACGTGATAAAATTAAATTGATTATGAATATAATTAAAGAACTTGGAGAAGAATATGATGGTAAAGTTCCAAGAGACATAATTATAGAAGAAGCATCTGCTAAACATAATATAGGTGAAGATAAAGCTGAGCAAATAGTAAATAAACTGCATCAACAAGGAATGATAATAGAGTCAGGTAGAAATCATTACAGAGCAATTTAATATAGATATTTAAATTCATTCAGTAATTATGTTTAAAGCCGTGTGATTTATCCACACTCAATTTTTTTTTATTTTTCAAAATTTTGACTATTTTTCCATGTCCAAAGAAATTTATAATTTCATAGCCATGATCATTACTTTTTTAAGTCATGAAAAGTATAACTATGTTCATTATAATTTAAAATGTTATTTTTAAGATTATAACTAAAGCAATTCAACTTTATTGGAGGGTTGATAATATGAGCGATTACGATAAATTATTAGATAGAGCTATAGACCAGTTACCCCAAAAGGTTTTTGAAACAAAAAGATTTAGCGTCCCTAAAGCATATTCAGTAATTCAGGGAAACAGAACAATTATACAGAATTTTAAAGATATTACAGAAGCATTAAACAGGGACCCCCAGCATGTCCTCAAATTTTTACTTAGAGAATTAGGAACTGCAGGGAATTTAGAAGGAAGCAGAGCTATAATGCAGGGTAAATTTACACACTACCTCATAAATGATAGGATAGACGACTATGTAAAAAGATTTATCATGTGCCACGAGTGTAACAGGCCAGATACCAAAATAGTCCGAGAAGACCGTGTATTTTTACTTAAATGCGAAGCATGTGGTGCTAAAGCTCCACTTAAGACATTATAAATGGGTTTTTCCATTTATACATATTATTTTTAAATAAATTTAATTAAATTAACCAATGATTTTTATGTTCTGTCCAAATTGTGGAAAAACTGAAGAGAAACTTTTTGATAACCTCTGCAGGTCCTGTTTTTTAAAAGATGTTGTTTTAGCTGAGATTCCTGATCAGATAGAAATAACAATATGTGCCCACTGCGAATCCCGCCTTGAAAAAGGAAAATGGCATGATTTAGAAATATCAGACGAAGAAGTTATACTAAACACATTAAATGAGCATATAACCTTAAACAAATATGCTCAAGACGTTGAAATTGATCTTGAACTGATTTTAGAAAGAGGATCTACCCTTGAATTTATTGTACATATCAAAGGATCTGTTTTAGGGGAAATAATCGAGCAAGACTATAAGTTAAATGTTAAAATCAATAGAAATGTCTGCCCAGAATGCAGTAAATACATGTCAGGATACTATGAGGCTGTAATTCAACTAAGGGTAGATAACAGAAATCCCGACGAAGAAGAGATAAACTCCATTGACATGCTCATTGCAGACAGCATCAATAAAATTTCAAAAAAGAACAAAATGGCATATATAGCAGAGCGCGTCGTGCTTAAAGAAGGAATAGATTACTACATTGGCTCTCAAAAGGTTGCAAAAAGATTATCGAATATCTTGAAGAATCACTTTGGTGGAGTTATTAAAGAATCACCTCGACTAATGGGCCGTGACAAATCCGCTGGAAAAGATCTCTACAGGACATGGATTTCTTTTAGAATACCTTATTTCAGAGTTAATGACTTTATCAAATATGGAAACGTTTTAGGTCAGGTTACAAGCATAGAAGGTAAACGAATTTCAGTCCATGATTTAGTTTCACAAAACCAGACCTCAATCCAGTGGCGTGATTACGATAAAATAGAAACAGTTGCAAAGAAAGAAGACATTAATGAAACAACTGTAACTGCAAAATCTCCAAATTCAATTCAGATACTTCACCCAGTTTCATATGAACCGTTAGATATAGATATAAATCCTGAAATTGCTGATGTTGAAATTGGGTCTCAAGTACCTGTGATTGAAATAGAAGGGAATGTTTATATTTTAGGGAATTTTAAAAATATTTAAATGTGCAAAGTGATAATTTAAATATTAATATGAATTATCTGATTTTTATAGTGAATGACCCCTATTTTGACGCTATTTAATAAAGATAATTTGCTTATGTGCTTTGAATTTGAAGACGTAAATTTAATCAATTACTAAAATTTATAAGTTTAAAAGGTTACGTCATTCACTATATTACACTAATAAAATTCATTTTTAGATAATTTACGGTGATATAATGGACATAGATAATACAATAGACATGATAGAAAGAGGAACACTGGAAATAATATCCCACGATGAACTTAAAGAAAAACTTCAAAAGGATTCTCCTGTAGCTTATATCGGTTATGAACCCTCGGGAAAAGTCCATCTTGGACATGCTATCACCGTTAAAAAGATGATAGACCTGCAGAAAGCAGGGTTCAAAATTAAAATTCTTCTTGCAGACCTTCATGCATATTTAAATGAAAAGGGAACCCTCAAAGAAATTAAGGAAATTGCAGATTACATGAGGAAATGTTTCCTTGCCTTTGGATTAAGTGAAGAAACTGAATTCATTTTGGGTTCCAGTTTCCAAACATCAGAAGAATACACCTGTAAAATATACCAGCTTGCACTTTCAACTACTCTTGCACGTGCAAAACGAAGTATGGCACAGATAACAAGACATGAAACTGATCACCGCGTTGCAGAAGTAATATATCCTCTTATGCAGGTTATAGACATGCTATTTTTAGATGTTGATGTTGCACTTGGTGGAATGGAACAGAGAAAAATACATATGCTTGCAAGGGAAAACCTACCGAAAGTAGGGTCTTCTGTACCAGTTATAATCCACACACCACTTCTCCATGGAACTGACGGCTCTGAAAAGATGTCTTCAAGTAAAGAAAATTTCATAGCCATCGATGATTCTCCTGAAACTATAAAAAAGAAGATTAAAAACAGTTTCTGCCCAGCAGGAGAAGTAGAAGGAAATCCAATAATTGAAATAGCAAAACACTTCATATATGACCATAAAGACACCATGTTAATTGAAAGACCTCCTAAATTTGGAGGAAATCTTGAATTAAGTTACAATGAGCTTTTAGAGTCATATAAAGATGGAAAATTACACCCTCTTGACCTCAAAAATACAGTAACAAAGGAATTAATTGAAATTTTAGAACCTGTAAGGAACTATTTTGAATAGGTGATTTTATGGAATATGAAATGAGAATACCTCCAGGAACCCCATCAAAATTGGTGGAAGAAGTTATGGAAAAATACGACAAATTAGAATTTAAACAGACTGAACAAGGACCTGTAATTGTCGGTGAAAAACAGGACCTTGAAGGTGCGCAGGACATTATCATCAGGGGTTTAAACCAGAGAATAAAAGAATTAGAGGATAAATAATATATTATCCTTGAAATTTATTTTAATTAAAATTTAATATTTTGGACTATTTAAACCACTATAAATGAGTTTAAACCAACAAATAAAAGAATTAATGGATAAAAAAGTAATTATCCTTTAAATTTATTAGTTAAAATTTAAAATCTTGAATATCAAGATACACTCTTATTTTTATTGAATTTTTACAACATCTCGAATATCATCAATTATGTCTTCTACGATGTCATCTATACCGTTTTGATCGCTCCATGTGCAGAGTTCTGTTCCTGGAACATCACCAATATCTTCAAATGTGCTTTCATCACTCCAAGCCTTTTGTAAGTCTTCAGAACAAAAACTTAAATCAGTATCATGATTTTCATAAATAATACCCCAAGTTTCAGAGTCTCTAACTTCCCAGTACCAGCTGTAAGTAATAGCACATTTTTCCTCATCCATTCCACTGGTTAAATCTTTAGTTAACCCCTGACAAACTTTAGACTCCTCTTCATAGCCTACAACTAATGATTTACCCTCATCAAGATCAATCTTTTTTTCCCAGATATCTTTAGGGCCTTGAACTTTCTCTAAATCTATATTTATTATCATATCTGTAAGTTCATCTTCATTTACCATGCTTGTGTTCTCCGTAAATAGTAAATAAACTCAGAATTTCATTAGAGCTTGATTTTTGTACAAATGATATTTATGATTTAAATAATACTTAATTTTTGTGCATATTACAATTCTAGTAGAATATATTTATAATTAATATACCATACTATTATGTTTAACTAGATGCATCTGCCAATTTTAGGAGAGATTACCTTCTTTATGTCCTCACAGATTTTGTTGATCCCATTATTTGCATTTATAACAAAGAAATCATTCTTCCGAGCAAGTTCAAGGTACCTTTCCCTGATTTTTTCAAGAAAAGCCTTATTCTCAAAACTATCTTTACCATCACACCGTTTAAGGGCAGTTTCAACATCCAGATCAAGCAATATTACCATGTCCGGTATTTTAACGAATTTATTTAATTCATAAAGCCATGAAGGGTCATTTTGATAAACAATACTTGAATAAAAAGACCTGTCACTTATCACAATTTTACCTGATTGTTCTGCAGCCTCGATTTCATCCATAAGTACCATGCGGTCGGCAGCAAATAAAAGAGCCAGGGTTTTCTGGAAATTTTCTGACGTGGCATCAGGATCCCTGAGCATTTTCCTTATTAATCTCCCAATATCAGAATCAGTGGGTTCAAAAACCCTCATAACTTCAAATCCGCATTCATTAAGCCATTCTTCAAGAAGAAGAATCTGTGTTGATTTTCCCGACCCATCAATGCCTTCTAAACATATATACATACTGGTTAGTTATTTTCATAATCCTAAATATAGTTTGAGCTCAAGAATCTGTTTAAGCATTAAAAGTATAATTATCTAAAAACTAAATAAACTACTATACCATCTGAATTTATTTTAACGTTCATGTCCCTGATCCTGTGCACTGTTTATACTTCATGTTGTGGTACTGTTAATTTAAGTTGAACCTGTTTAAAAAAATCCATTTATTTAATCAATGATTAACATAAATTACAGCACTAAATTAACACCATGTAAAAATTGCAGATTTTACGGTCACAAAACTAACAGTCTTCAAAATCATGTGAAATCAAAGATTTTTTATGCGTAGAAAAATGCATAACATACGAAAATCGAAGATTTCCGCGGTTACAAAATCTCTGATTTTGTAAACATTTTTCTCTGGCTGTTAAAATTCCATACATGAACGTTTTGAAATTATTTATGATTATAAATCCTGTTATTTACATTTATCCGGAGAAATACAATGAAAATAGAAATACCAGAACTACTGGCACCTGCAGGATCTATGGAATCCATGAAAGCAGCTGTGAATGCAGGGGCAGATGCCGTATACCTTGCAGGGAAACAGTTTGGGGCACGGCATTATGCAGCTAATTTTGATAACACAGATTTAAAAGAAGCTGTTCATTACGCCCATTTAAGGGGCGTAAAAGTTTATGTAACAGTTAACACTCTCATTAAAGACCATGAACTTCCAGATTTAGCCAAATATTTATTATTTTTATATGAAAGGGGAGTAGATGCAATTTTAGTTCAAGATGTGGGTGTTGCACGTATTGCAAAAGAGCTTGTTCCAGATCTTAACCTCCATGCATCCACACAAATGACAATTCACAACACTGAAGGAGTTAAATGGGCAGCAGAATTTGGATTCAAACGAGTGGTGCTTGCAAGGGAAATGAAACTGGCAGAAATAGAGGAAATCAACAAAAATATTGAACCCGGAGAAATTGAACTTGAAATATTTGCACATGGAGCTCTATGTTACTCCTATTCCGGACAGTGTCTTTTATCTTCATTTATCGGCGGGCGCAGTGGAAACAGGGGTATGTGCGCACAGCCGTGCAGGAAACCATATGATCTAATTTTAGGCGGGAAAGATGGATACGGCAGGCCCATTAATACAACTAAAGTTGAGATAATGCAAAGCATTATCGAACATCAAAAATCAAAGATTTTTGAAGCGAAAATTAAAGAGAAGTATTTATTATCGACACGTGATTTAGCGATTTATGAATATCTTGATAAAATATCAAAATCATCTGTAAGTTCACTCAAAATTGAGGGCAGAATGAGGTCTCCTGAATATGTGGCAGTTGTTGTGAGCACCTACAGAAAAGCACTGGATTCGATTAAAAAAGGAAGATGGAAGCCCAGAAAAAAAGATATTGATGACCTTAAATTAGCATTTAACCGTGATTTTACAGGAGGGTACCTTTTAGAAAAAGACGAAAGTTCAGTAATGAGTCGAGATCGTCCTGGAAACAGAGGAGTTTATGTTGGGCCTGTCACTGATTACAAGAAGAAAGATAAAAAAGCTGTAATTGAAATTAAAAATCAGATTATACCTGAAAAGGGAGACGGCATCGTTTTTATAAATAAAGATCAAAATAAAAACGAGTATGGTATGGTAATACATGAATCTCCACATATTTATAAAAATAAAGCTAATTTCACGGTTCAACGTCCGTTAAAACCTGGAACTTTAGTTTATATAACACGCAGGAAATCACTGCTGGATAAAGCTCAAAAAATAATTAGTGATGATAAACATCAGATAAAAATCGATTTAGATATATTTATAGAAAATAATGGATCTATATCGCTCCAGAGTAGATTTAATGCTCCAGATAATGTTTTAATTGATCTGAAATTAGTTCCTGATTTTAAAATGGAAGCTGCCGTTAAAAAACCCGTAACTGAAAAAATAATTGAAACCCAGTTTAGAAAAACTGGTGGCACCCCCTTTGATATAAAAAATATGAATATACATTATCCCGGAGGCTTTTTTGCACCAGTCAGTGAATTAAACAAGCTCCGCCGGGAACTATTTGAAAAAATAGAAGAAAAATTAATTTCAGCATCCTGTCCAAGTAAAAATAAAATGAAAGAAGCGCATGATAAATTGAACAAGTTGCTCCCTCAACTGGACATAAAAGCAAATAATATTAAACTAGATAAAAAATCAATTAGTTTAGCTGTATATGCCGACGATCTAGATATCCTAAAAGGTGCCGCCAGTGGGAAATGCGATAGAATTTATTTTGACCCATTTACAGGGAATGCTGCATTGAACTGCAACTCTAATTTAAATACCGCATCAACCTTAAATTTAATCAATAAAGCTGTGTCGATCTGTAAAAATACAAATACTGAACTAATCTTAAAATTTCCCAAAATTACTTCAAGCTATTACTTATCCTCTTTAAATTCTTTTTTAGCTAAAGCTTTTAATTCAGGGATTAGTGGAGTTATGACCGATTCTATTGGAGCTGCAGAATTTATGTTAAATCTCAATTTTCAGATTAATCTTTTTGCATCTGCAGGACTTAATATATGGAATTATAAATCAGTTGAAGAACTGCAAAACATTCTTAAGAATTTTACTGTATCTCCTGAGCTTTCAAAAGATGAGATTAAAAGGCTTGCTTTCAATATTCAAACTAGAGGAATTGATTCAAATTTAGAACTTTTAGTACAGGGAAATGTGGAATCTATAGTTTCTAAAGACTGCATTCCCCATATTGCAGGAGATAAAGTTCTTAAAAATAAAAATGCTGAAAAATCATTTCTGGGAATTGAAGATACTAAAAACCATTTATTCCCAATAAGATTGGATAATGAATGCAGAACCCGCATTTTAAACTCAGTGGAGTTGTGCCTGGTAGACTATATGCCCCAAATTTCTAAAATTGGCATTGATACAGTTATAATCGATGCAAGAGGCAGAACACAAAAATATGCCCATGAGATGAGCCATATTTATAAAAAAGCCATTGAGATCGGGGCTAAGAAGGACCAAAAATCAAAACGTGAACTTAATGCTTTAAAAAATAAGGTTAAAAAGATCTCTTTAGGTGGAATAACAACTGGAAACTTCCTCAGAGGAGTTACAGAACAGTAAATTTCCCTGGCCAATTACTCCCAATTTCATAACTTACAGAAAAATATTAATAATTTTTTTAACATAGTTGTTATGAGAGAGTGATTAGTTGAGCAGAATTAACAAATATTTATCCATAATACTTATTTTTATTCTGGTGATTTTTGCATCGGGTTGTGTTAATACACAAAATAATTCCACAGGAAACAATACCAATCAATCTCCAAGTACAAACAACAGCTCTTTTACCCCAAATGTGATTGTAACTGTAGCTTATCAAGGATCATGGAATGGTACTATTTCAGACAATACGGGAAATAGAACAGTGCATGGAACTTCCAGCAATAATTATAATTTAGGCCCAAATCCAGGTACAGTATCAGTTACTTTTAGAAAAACGGATAACAGCACATTACCTTTACGGGTACAGCTATTTCAAGGAAATAAAGTTATTGAAAGTCAAAGTACCAATGAATCATTTGGAACTGTTTTTATAAGCCACATATTTTAAGTATTCTTTATTTTGGTTATTAATATAGGATAATAAATGATCCTGTGGCTTAAAACATCTATTTCAATTAATTTGAAACTTAATTTTAATTAAAAAAGATGTTAACTTATAAAATTTGCTAAAACCTTCGATTAGTAAATTTAAGTCGTGTTTACTACCACATCACCAGTTCAATTTTAAGGTTATCCCCCTAAATTTTATTTTTAAATTTTTAGCTGCACCCAATTAGTATTAAATTTTTTATATTAATTATTACATATATAAATAATAATTAAAAAAAAAATTCAGTTCTAACAATTTATTTTAACCTTTGTAACGAGGGATATAATGGATAAAGATGAAAAAATTGATAAAAAAAGCAAAATTGAAGATTTAGAAGAATTTAGAGAGTATCCTGAAGGAAAAGGACTTACTACCGACCAGGGAGTGAAGGTAAGCCATACTGATGATTCATTAAAAGCAGGAAAAAGAGGACCTACACTGATGGAAGATTTTCATTTCAGGGAGAAAATAACCCATTTTGACCATGAAAGGATACCTGAAAGAATAGTACATGCCAGGGGTGCCGGTGCACATGGTTACTTTGAATGTTATGAGTCAATGTCTGAATATACAATGGCCAAATTCCTTCAAGAACCTGGAAAGAAAACACCAGTATTTGTGAGGTTTTCAACTGTAGCTGGATTTAGAGGTTCAGCAGACACTGCACGAGATGTTAGAGGTTTTGCCACCAAATTTTACACCGAAGATGGTAATTATGACCTTGTAGGCAATAATATACCCATATTTTTCATACAGGATGCCATTAAATTCCCGGACTTAATCCATTCAGTTAAACCAGAACCAGACAATGAAATACCACAGGCATCCACCGCCCATGACACATTTTATGACTTTGTGGTAAGTGCACCTGAGACAACCCATATGATCATGTGGGCATTATCTGACAGGGCAATACCCAGAAGCTACAGGATGATGGAAGGCTTCAGCGTCAACACATTTAGATTCGTGAACAGCGAAGGAAAAGGCAGATTTATCAAATTTATATGGAAACCACTACTTGGAGTGCATTCATTAGTCTGGGACGAGTCCATGAAACTTGGTGGAGAAGATCCAGATTACCACAGGCGCGACCTCTATGATGCAATAGATAATGGCGATTATCCAGAATATGAGCTTTACGTTCAGATGATTGAAGAAGAGGACGAACACAACTTTGATTTTGACATTCTTGACCCCACTAAACACTGGCCTGAAGAAATAATACCCCCTAAAAAGATTGGTAAACTTGTTTTAAATAGAAAACCAGACAATTTCTTCACTGAAGTGGAACAGGTAGCATTTTGCCCCGGAAACGTAGTCCCTGGGATAGACTTTAGTAATGACCCCCTTCTACAGGGCAGGCTCTTTTCATACATTGATACGCAACTTATCAGGTTGGGCGGTCCCAATTTCCACGAAATACCCATAAATAGACCATTAGCACCAGTACACAATAATCAACGCGATGGATATCACCGCCATACAATTAATACGGGTAAAACCAGTTATTTCCCCAATACATTGGGAGATAACTGCCCTAAACCTGTTCCTCGAGAGGAAGGAGGCTATGTCCATTACATGGAGAAAGTGGAAGGTAAAAAAATAAGAGATAGAAGCGATAAATTCAAGGACTTCTACAGTCAAGCTAGATCATTTTATAAAAGCATGTCTGAGCCTGAAAAGCAGCATATTATCAGTGCTTTCCACTTTGAAGTTGGAAAAGTGGAGTCAAAAGAAGTCCGCCAGAAAATGGTGGATCAATTTGCAAATGTAGATAAAGGACTTGCTGTAGCAATTGCAAAAGGAGTTGGTGTTTCACCACCGTCAGACGGTGCAGATTCCAGCACTGCAGACAACTTCCCATCATTCAGTATGGAAAATACAGTAAAAGACACTGTAAAAACCAGGAAAGTTGCCATACTTGCAGAAAACGGTTTCAATTATGATGAATTGGTGAATGTAAAGGACGCCCTTAAGGACGCGGGGGCAAATTCAGAAATCATATCTATGTACCTCGGAATGATCAAAGCGGATAACGGGCAGGAAATTGAAGTTGACAGGAATTACATTTCTACAGCATCTACTCAGTTCGATGCAGTCTACATACCTGGAGGTAAAGAAAGTGTGGACACACTGAAAAAACGCGGCGATGTAATTCATTTTGTAAATGAGGCATTCAAACACTGTAAAGC
This genomic window from Methanobacterium sp. contains:
- a CDS encoding minichromosome maintenance protein MCM — protein: MDTITEKSKTSVAKFEEFFSTPECKEIVSEALAKYPDERSVVVNYLQLEMFDPDLADLLIEKPEEVIQAAQKAIKNIDTARKNADLQVRFENLSNVIPLRDLKSKYIGKFVAVDGIIRKANEIRPRIVNAMFECRSCMRLHEVPQKSNMISEPALCQECGGRSFRLMQDESEFIDTQTTKLQEPLENLSGGEQPRQINVVLEDDLVDTITPGDIIRITGTLKTVRDEQTKLFKNYIYCNYIDALEQEFEELKISEEDEEKIKELAANPDVYNKIINSTAPSIQGYREVKEAIALQLFGGCVKELEDKTRIRGDIHILIVGDPGIGKSQILKYVSKLAPRGIYTSGKGTSGVGLTAAAVKDDLGGWSLEAGALVLADRGNACVDELDKMRSEDRSAIHEALEQQTISIAKAGIMATLNSRCAMLAAANPKFGRFDRYKSVAEQINLPAPILSRFDLIFVVEDKPDADRDRKLASHILNIHQTAEIPFEIDPELLRKYIAYARKQSSPELTDGAIEVLKEFYVGMRGSAEDEDSPVPITARQLEALVRLSEANCKIRLGKEVTSDDAKRAIKLQQDCMRQVGLDPDTGKVDIDKVEGRTPKSERDKIKLIMNIIKELGEEYDGKVPRDIIIEEASAKHNIGEDKAEQIVNKLHQQGMIIESGRNHYRAI
- a CDS encoding translation initiation factor IF-2 subunit beta translates to MSDYDKLLDRAIDQLPQKVFETKRFSVPKAYSVIQGNRTIIQNFKDITEALNRDPQHVLKFLLRELGTAGNLEGSRAIMQGKFTHYLINDRIDDYVKRFIMCHECNRPDTKIVREDRVFLLKCEACGAKAPLKTL
- a CDS encoding 60S ribosomal export protein NMD3, with the protein product MFCPNCGKTEEKLFDNLCRSCFLKDVVLAEIPDQIEITICAHCESRLEKGKWHDLEISDEEVILNTLNEHITLNKYAQDVEIDLELILERGSTLEFIVHIKGSVLGEIIEQDYKLNVKINRNVCPECSKYMSGYYEAVIQLRVDNRNPDEEEINSIDMLIADSINKISKKNKMAYIAERVVLKEGIDYYIGSQKVAKRLSNILKNHFGGVIKESPRLMGRDKSAGKDLYRTWISFRIPYFRVNDFIKYGNVLGQVTSIEGKRISVHDLVSQNQTSIQWRDYDKIETVAKKEDINETTVTAKSPNSIQILHPVSYEPLDIDINPEIADVEIGSQVPVIEIEGNVYILGNFKNI
- a CDS encoding tyrosine--tRNA ligase: MDIDNTIDMIERGTLEIISHDELKEKLQKDSPVAYIGYEPSGKVHLGHAITVKKMIDLQKAGFKIKILLADLHAYLNEKGTLKEIKEIADYMRKCFLAFGLSEETEFILGSSFQTSEEYTCKIYQLALSTTLARAKRSMAQITRHETDHRVAEVIYPLMQVIDMLFLDVDVALGGMEQRKIHMLARENLPKVGSSVPVIIHTPLLHGTDGSEKMSSSKENFIAIDDSPETIKKKIKNSFCPAGEVEGNPIIEIAKHFIYDHKDTMLIERPPKFGGNLELSYNELLESYKDGKLHPLDLKNTVTKELIEILEPVRNYFE
- the tmk gene encoding dTMP kinase; amino-acid sequence: MYICLEGIDGSGKSTQILLLEEWLNECGFEVMRVFEPTDSDIGRLIRKMLRDPDATSENFQKTLALLFAADRMVLMDEIEAAEQSGKIVISDRSFYSSIVYQNDPSWLYELNKFVKIPDMVILLDLDVETALKRCDGKDSFENKAFLEKIRERYLELARKNDFFVINANNGINKICEDIKKVISPKIGRCI